The DNA segment TGGGTTTAATACACCTAGAGCTACCTTTACATCGGTCGATAACAACCCATTTCGTATTGCTCACTTACTTCATCGCAATCTTCCAATCACAATAAAAGAGGCTGAGGATGCAGTGTTGCTAACTACAAAAAGAAGATAGTCACATGGTTGCTTGGTATTGGTCGGGAGGCATCAGAAGCCCTCATAAACTCGCCCTATTTGTAGATTCTGATTCAAACTCTGTTAACTCTGGTACTGTGATGCAGCACTCTGAACattataataagtaatttaAAAACTTTAGGAGATAGGTACTCCAACATAATACTAAGTCTTTAATAAAAGAAACCCACGACATCATGCtctgtttattaaaaaaattattaataatttatatttatttttctttatataacatatttccaatattgtaatagtTAAGTGAGAATAATATAAGGTAGAATTCtgcagaattttttattttacagttattatagataggaattcttcccccacacacggaccaatagtctatgtggggaatatttatttcctgaaaatatttgttattggattgagatgtaaatgttttattgatgtattttttttatggaaataaattgaattgaattgaattcttatAAGAGTTAACATAAACCTTCCTTATTCTTTCGGAAGAAatcaaatttgtatttataaaaatattccttAAACTAATGGAATGCTATTTATTTTCAGTcagatctggagtcagccagtGAAGTGGAAGATTCACTCAATGTGCAACTTGACCGAGTTAGCAAAGAAAATCTGTATGAAGCCTATCGTAAGCTGCGAATGCGCTATAACAAGTATAAGGGCAGATTCGTAGACTTGGCAGAGCATTATCGACGGCTCGAAAAGGAAAACACCAATGCAAGGTAGGATATTTTCTTGTAATTGAAATAGTGACAAAAGTATTAATTGAAGAATTACGTcaaacaattaataaataacaattgtatcgttaaataacaatatttatccTCATTAGTATATTATTTCTGGTATATTTTGTGACAGTTTCTAGTATTTTACTTTACACTATCAATTAGGACTATTGTGAATCTCCATACAGAACGATTGTAGTCTAATGGTATGAACCTATTTCTGCTTTTATTTGCCCACATCACTCTTTTAACTATTccagaaaaatgttgaataatattaattgactTTACAGAGTAAAATAGAAGCCATCCTATTCCAcacttatattttttctttcatattTTGTAGACAGCAGTTACATTTTAATTAGATGATTAACATTAATGATATTCACCAATGCCACTAATCCTGGTTTCTAGGACACTCTCATTAAATCGTTCGTTAGCTAATGCACCTTCAAAGTCGATGCACCATGTGATTTTCTAGTTCGATTCGAATGCTCAGTTAATTAATAAACATTAGACGGAAAAACAAGGAAAATGTTGTCTCATCTTTGATCATATGTTTCATTGTTGGCAGGGGCCTTCTTGTTATGAGCTACCTATAGTCTAATAAGCAATCTAGGAAATGGACATACATATTTCGAAGCAATGATAACTGAACCTCATTTGGAGGAAAGGtaacttttgaaaataatgttccAAGCtctaaagtaaagtaaattcgtatggcttttgttggtggggagtaacttgcgggaaggtcccatcgcctgaatatataatttaagccgtcaatgggccttacgactgtcaaacttcagccgggaccgacagttcgacgtgcccatccgataacacgggagtgatctggttaaaaaacttttggtaatgagagggtttgaactctatgctgctacgcaagcactctatccactagaccacggatcactatATTCCAAGCTCtgaagtattattattgaacaaatgtCACTCCAGTGTtgatataatgaaaatatttatctttTTCAGAACATCCTATTAGATACTCAAGATAAGGCGTTAAGGAGATTCAGTGAGCTGCGGGAGCAGTGTGCGCTCGAGCAAGAAGCCAAAGCTCATTTGGAAGAGGCTCTGCGAAGTGATCTGGAAGAGAAGGATCACTTGATACGCACTCTCAACACAAAGGTTAGTTACAAATTGTCATTTACTTGAGCCCTGATATCCACAAAGACGTCTCAAGGGTACCTTTGGAAAGTCTTTGGATCTCCAATATGCTCTGCTGGGCAGAAAAATTATTGCATTACTTCTTATGGGAGTTTTCACACATTGACAGAATGAAAATGTTTGAATTCTTTGCCGGCCAGATAGCCGATTTGACTagggcgttgcacccttcagtctgctagtgctacctggtcgcgggttcgaatcccgccgaatccCATCGAATAGTCATGGACGTCTGATCATCTCTTAGAGCTTATtaccacgcacaagcaaaaagctcatgtagGCATCACCCGCAGTAAAAATGCATTCTTCTCTGATCGTTAGAAAAAATAGCTTTCCTTTTTAAGGAAGTGTTCACACATTGACTTAATGAAAGTGTTTGAACACTTCCATAAGAACcaattgattctttatcacaaccAATGGTAGTCTATTTTTGTCCAGAAGAgtagaaattcattggaaagcAGGGCTTCAATTATAGTATTATTCTCAAGTGTTTTTTATTGGAAATCAGGGCTtttgtgtacagatttttttgTGATGATCATTTTGCAATATTACATTACTTAAGTGTACCGTATGCTATGTTATAAAATTCTCCATATCCAATGTTCCAATTCAAATAATGTTGTAGGACTTTCTTGCTTCCATTCACGGACAAAATCCGCTGAGAAGACAATTCTTCCAGTGAAAAACTTCTCACTTCTattaatgttttttcaatgttctataatttaattacacagAATTACTAGTACTCTTTGAATTATGTAGAGAGGTAGAGagtatttggtagagagttagtggggaggatatttttaatattcttcccaaagaatggacattgatatgtccaaagctccgccaatttatgtagatgcataacaatatgattattatctatagttattatattacaaattgctttttcatatcatacacagttcaatagttattttcttagtctatattatgtaaattcatctataattttgctgtattgtaagctattgtatataagtgtataagccagtatatattgtaatctacataaataaagtactcaatcaatcaatcaatcaatcaattatctaGTAACTTTTGATGATGTATTCTGTAATATATTTCCAAACAATCACCTGAAAGTAAATGAATCTTGAAACGAGAAGCCGTTGTTTAAATCAGTCACTTGATTGTTTGTttcataatgtattattatagcATTTGGGAGTGTATTATGTgggattatatttatattttcaagtatttattttgGAGAGCTTGATCGAATACGCCTCCAAAATACGATtatcacaaacaaaaataatgtcCAGGTTTTCATACATGCATTCACTTTTCTTGCAGATTGAACTATTAAAAAAAGGAGATGAGCTGGAGAAACCTGCAACGGAAGATAAAAATCTTATGGATTTTTCAAACCCACCCAGCGATGACAGTAAAGCTCTTGAAGGTACACCATTTTTATGGGTGGTATAGATTAGATTTGATACATAAATTGTTCACATTGAAATACTAATCTGCAATTATCcttgaaagatacattttttaatcaaatacttatCTGCAATTTTTcttcaaagatgaatttttgaatcaaacacTCAACTGCAATTTTGTTTaaagataaatttttgaaacagatgcttatcaacatttttttttcaaagatcaATTTTGGATCAAATACTTATctgcaattttttcaaaatatcaattttgaatcattgGAAGTTTAATGATTTTTAGCCATTGATACTTTTACGTAATAAAAAAAGAATTCAAAGTGAAAACTTGGGTGAATCttcaaacataacctatttagatttaaattcttcaattaaaACAGATCCTTCGTGAAAAAGAGCTGTAAACCACCTTTCATAATATGTAACCTtagtgaatgaataatttcatttgaaattgcGTCTGATGGATGCCCAAACCCATTTATATTCATTCCACACAGTGAATAGTGATTTATTCTCTTGGTGTCCTTCTGTGACTTATTCACTGAGTAAGTGAATAGATCATAGAGGAACAATTTATCAGTCAGTTAATTCATAAAGtacttttttaatttcagaAAGAGTAAAGAACTTGGAATTGATGTTGGAGGAAAGTAAAGCATCCATATTGGAAAAGAACGAGATCATTGGCAAACATCAGAATGAATTAGCATCTACTAAGGTAAATAAACTTTTGTTAGTAAATGAGTCTGTTATCAtgttattgataataatcaGTTCGACATACTTTCAATTATCATTAtaacttgaattattataaaataatgtcaaattatttatttcttcaacaaCAATGACAATACAActaaatcataaaatgattggaaacgaaaaaacaggcttatagcccttactattccattcaaattatttttcaactcgGAAGTTTTCCCTAGTAACATATAATTGAATTCAGACTTTTATACATTAATCAAAGCTCATTAGCCaactcaaaaaatcaataagtgTACTGTGTACAATTggttaaaaaaatgaagacaGCTTACAAAAAGTaattttggaaaattcatgatCGCGATCATTCCTAGAGAGGCGATTTCGAATCCGCCGAAAATCGATGCCGTTTACGGATTCCGTATTCGGCATCGACTCAACATACAGGACTCAACGTACAGTCGTTtttctatattgaggtccacgttataatggcagtatttgatcaacattggtgttatactatccttgtctatcattccacaaagcagatagagctatctttttctagctccgtAAAGTTGCcggatcgtttttcaacaatgttttgtcaattaattaattgacaaaatattcaatctcaattatgaaaatttattatttaatcattactTACTTACTGCCATGGCCATACATATCTAAGTAGATATTTAACCAACAAAGCCCTCCATCTCTCTCGATTCTCCGTGTCCTCCTCGGTTGCTCCAATTCTCTCCATATCGGCCTTCACTTGACTCCACCATTTCCATCGTGGGCTTTCTCTCGGTCGTCGATCTTCTGCATTTCTTTCCAACACTTGATTGAGATTGCTGTCCTCTTTTATCCTCAAAACATGTCCAGCCCATCTGATCCTTCTACACTTGAACTagcattatttaatcattggataatatattttctttatgaatggattatttttaataagaatGACCAgtgaatattacatcagatatacgggtatcagctatcctctgtagaaggcagtggcaaggcagagaatcggcaacactgttctcatatatttctttactgccattataacgaggaccttaCTTTAGTTGCAGGTTTCGATAGGGACTGAAAGTCGCAGTGCGATGCAATTCAGGTGACTGTTCCGAGAGCAGTCTATCACGCTATCTATCTCGCACGTCCATTCttaataatacattatattaataatacagaTCCACGTAATATATGTTGTAAACTGTTGTAAAGTCTTGACAGTTATAATTGTAATACTGTTcgtgtatatatatttttccaatttaaagTATGGcaaatcaattgaatttatcaTCCTCCGATAACGATTCTCAGTTTTctttgtatttgaaaaatatatcatttcCAACGAAAGatgtaatattgtatattattagtattatattagattttgGAAATACATAACtcgtttttttattattttatggacTCTTctgaggagaagaagattcGTTTTTAGATTTGCACCTCTAGCTACCAATTACTACCAATCATCTATCAATGTATCTAACAATTTACTAGGATTCAAGTAACAAGGATCCGAAGAACAAGGAGACGTTTTTGAATTTACACCGTCAGCTATTCACCAATTTGGATACACACCATTATCTACcaatttcctaaataattatttagtttcaTTAGTTTTCTAAATACTCTGATCATTTAAACCATTAGAATGTGTTGTCCATTTCAGAACCTCTATTCTCAGAAGCTGTCGTCATTAACTAAAGATTTGAACGATGCCAAGGAGCAAATCGAGCAACTGCAAAGTACGGTGTCGTCAATGAAAAAGAGGGAAGAGGAATCGACGCTCTCTCTTGCCGAAAACAAGTTGACAGTGCACAAGGAATTGGAAATGAGGGACGAGCAGCTGAAGCGCTACAAGACTAGTGTGGAGGACCTAACAAAAGAGAGAGACGACCTGAATAGTAGAGGTATGTTGATCGATCAATACGCCCGTTCAATAATTCAGGCCATGCAAACTCCACGTTGCTCGATCACCTAGTTTCTATTGCAAAGGTTTTGCGTTTTTCTAAAAAGCCATCATGCTCACAAGCTgtttaatctatctatctatctataagtATTAAAGGAatgaattggcttatacacatacgaGATAGGAAagacacgaatgacgcatcatcacgtccgaactactaaactgattaatttgaaattttgcttatagattcttgatttaccgagaatggttataggcctgctttaaattttcaatatataagTAGGTCAAGTTTGTAAttagacctttgcggagcacgggttgcCTGCTAGTGatgttaacaaaatgttttttacaatataatagttttattaataaaaaaatatataacatataCGTGGATCTTGTCAagtgataatagttatttgtgcaactagtgcgcaaagtgacagtttgctgcaccgaaagaaacgtttacgcccgagccgtaggcgagggcggaatggttcgttgagtgcagcagatgaactttgcgcacgtatttcacattaagtttttcctacagttaccattgaatatgaaaagtgggtaattatgggtaaaattgcctgaaatgcatcaaatgtttttctgtgtaattttattattgataaaaaccttaatttattgtcaaattgaataaaaatgttgtccttggttataatatataggtacttaataattagcgcgttgtgcttcgttgcacctctgctcactatagcagcccagtcactgttaccaacttcattttgattttgctgcactgttgctccatataacctactaagtattttgcgttgccatgttgcaaatctggagtgcagaaaaatttttcccgcactggagccgaaaagtgattctttgcgttctgtaatcagtgcagcaatggccacttttcaacgtaactgtaggaaaaaatactAGGAAAGTGTTATACCAGTAAATTATATCAGTATGACTAagaaaatttcattgaaatagaGTAGAATTTGACTTCTATAAACTATCAGTGTCATGTGTGGGAATAAGAGGCTTGAACTTCACTTTCTAATTTGTACTCATTGCTATTTAACCGTTTATTCTTTTATCGGTGCTTGGAAATCTGTGTAAATCTGAAATGtcattataaatttgaaaataagtagCTTGAAAACAAAGAGGTATGAAGGTTATTCTCGGAATAGAGAAAGTTTGTTAACTTCTatctaaaatattataaagggaggtattggcttatacatgtacgatATAGGAAatacatgtttgacgcattatcacttaTGAGCTAGTGGAttgattaacttgcaattttacatgaagattctgaatttaccgaggatgaagtttgaaatgtttttcgtTTCTCGTTCAATTGCAGTAAATCAGCTGCAAAACGAACTTAGTGCCTTGAATGGAAGCAATCGCGCCATCGATGAGGAGAAGACAGATCTTCAGGTACGAATATTTCTCAATTAGAATAAATCTATCCAGCATATACTTACCACCAGTCTTCATAGAATGTAATTTAAATCTCAATTTATCAACATCAAAGCAGATAATTCAGTTGCGCTTTTTGAAAAGTACGATGAAATTTTGGCTCAATAGTTTTTCAGCATAGATTGATAACgtatattttcaagttaatgtttgaaaaatgcTCAATTAGTTTCTGTAAATTGAACTAAAATAACCAGAAGACTCAAGTCCATCTGAAAAGACCATCTGTATTTTAAGTGAACTTTTTGCTTTGTATCTGGGATCATTTAGGTTCCCGGAGATTTTCGATGAAGGAGTTTCTGATTCTACTAAATTCagaaatttgaagtttattttctTGCTCTTAAATTGTGAGAAGTGATTACACAacgaatttattcatttaagaTTTTGGTCTCAAATTTTTAAGAGTGAAaacataattaattttattaagaaTAAATCTATCAAGATTtggaaaaataacaattttgagcTGAGCGTGTTGCTCTTGAATTAATATGTATATCATACACTTATATTGTAGGCctataacattattttttatcttatgGCAATCCACTTTGTAGATAGTTGAGCCATTCCTTAAAACAATCCTATTGTATAAACggatgtttttttagtaataatcACACATACTTGTAAATTGAAGATAATGATTGCATCAATCATTGAACAGCTTGACATGAATAATCATTGTCATACTCAACAGTTGAGTAAATCATTAAAGTTAATacattattggaaattttattttttcattccatATTGTACCGTTGAAACAACTTTGATTGCATCGAGTACAAGGTCTATAGATAGAGGTCATAACACCAATGTTAACCCTACTACTGGCGGTCGATTTTGTCTGAACTGGCAAGCCGAATTTGGGATGTTTGCAGAggtttatttgaatgattttagGAATACATTCAAAGCACATAAGATAATGTATCATGCATAATTTTTATCAGAAAATcccaaagaataataattatttatgtggAAATAAAACTTAccaaaaaaatcattttatgtAATATGAtccaatatttgaaatttgaaatccatttaattttttttttttaattttcgatCACTCATAAGTTTTCTGCAATGAACACTACACAGATTTCAGAATACCTGAAATACTCCTTAGGGTCATCTACatttataatatgtaaatttataataaaattgcaTAGTAAAAGACTTATACCCAAAAATATGTCATATGGGTAACTGAAAAATCACATAATTCTCATTGTTTGGGTCTAGAGCATGCAATACTAAAGTATTGTCCAAACTATCACTTGAATAAATTACTAAAATACTTCTTAGAGTAATctacatttataatatataaagttATAACCACATAACTACGAAAGTACCTAACCTCTATCTTTTGGGTATAAGCTTTCAATAATATCAACCTCAGTATTGTCTAAACTATCACTTGAAAGAATcactattatcattatcattatcttaATCTAATAAATCACACAAAAGTATATAAATTGCAGTTTATAATTTACTTGATTTTATATTTAGACAATATGTCTGTTCCATAATATATCAAAATAAACTACACCATGTATACTATAGTGTATTATACTACACTAAATTCTTTATACTTATAACatgttttggacacttcaaataggacatttgtagtctcctatcatccaggaacaataccttAGAATGTTCGACACAtgcttctgaaacactctgtagaAACTAGCAATAGGTCACTTTAAgtataattattctacaaatagacacagattttcaaaataacacattttcaagTCAACTCCAAACCACTAGAATGGATTATTTTGTGAAACATCAATCCTTTCACCCTACTAAAAAACGTAAACAACATTTATGTAACATTAACCTTTAAATGAGATATTAtttgagatattattataatatatcaaaataaACTACACCATGTATACTATAGTGTATTATACTACACTAAATTCTTTATACTTATAACATGTTAGCTGTTCATCAGCTCAGGTTAACAGTAAGTAAACAAACTTATCAACAAGCAACAAAATGGCCGCGTGTCCAGACCTCTATCTATAGACCTTGTTCTAGTCGTATGTTGATAATTGATGCCTGAATGCTCAAGGCCCTATCACTTTTGTTCTCTTTTCACAAATTACTCTTACACTTATATAGTTGATGCTGTTTTCGGTTGAAATGCTgaaatttgatttggatttcAGGAGCTCTCCCGAGGAAAGTCAGAGGCAGTTAAATTGATGCAACAGAAattagtagataatgaaacagcCTACAACGAGAAATTGAGTTCCAAAGAAAGTGAAATAAACAggttaaaaatagaaaataatgaattaattgaaaaggTGAAGAAATTTGAGGAAGATCGCTGTTACAATGAAGGTGATTCAAGTACTGAACATCTATTGAAAGATCAAGGAGAATCTGATAAGTtgcaaaaacttgaaaaagaacTCCAAACAGCTCTGGCGGAAAGAGATGAACTACTTAATAGAATATCACAGTGTGAAAAAGAGATACAAAAATTAGAAGACGATAAGAAATCTATTCTGGAAGAGAAACACGCCGAAGTAGAATCATTGAAAGCTTATTCTGATGAACAAAAAAGAGAACTATCagacaaaatcaaatttttagttaataaaattaaatctgaTGGACGTGAACACGAAAAATATCTCTTGAAGCTAAATTCTATACACGATTCTCAGTTGGATAAATATAAATCGATGTGCCTCTCGAGAGATGATGAGATaacaaaattgaacacaaaagtaaaaaaaattgaaagaggaTTAACAGAGAATGAAAAACTCAAAGAGGAATTACAAAATCAGTTATCGTCTAAGATTGAGGAGTTGAAATCAAAGGATAGTATTTTTGAAAGTCAGGAAAAGTCGATACTAACTTTACGAAACGAAATTCAagaattgaatgataaaatatcaaatctTCAAGAAAGGTCAGAAAGGGAGAAAGCTATTGTTCAAAGCGAGTGTCAAGTGTTCATCGAAAGTTTGCAAGAAGATGCGTTCTGGACTGAAAAAAAGTTGAAAGATTCTGAAAACAAAATTGTGTGTTTGGAAAATGATTTGAAATCCACGGAAGTGAAGCTGGAAGAGAAGTGCGCAGAAAACGATAACTTGCACACAAAATTGGAAGAACATGAAAATAGTATCAAACGTCTAAATAAAGATATAATTGAGCAAAAACAGAAATTagaagaatattcaaatttagattCAGATCTGGAAGATTTGAGGAAATTGATAACTACATTCAAGCTGCTATTAAATCCTTCCAAAGGAGACGACAATGGATCGAATAGAAATGAAATTCTCACCAACCACAAATCTGTCATATCCATTATTCAAGAAGAAGGGAAAGTTCTCATACATGATATTGAAAGCTTACAgagtaaattgaatgaaaaagaagcaCTCATTGAAAAGCTCATTTCAGAAATTGATGAATCAAAAAACACTGCGAAAAATCTTTCATCCCAGTTAACTCAGAACCATGTGGCCAACAATTTTGGCAAAGAGGAGTTGTTGAAAAATTTGCTTGTGAATAGAAATATGCTTAAAGCTATGAAAGTGAATTACAATGAGTTTGTTTCTAAGACAAAGTCGGAGTTTGAGACTGTTTTTAATAGTCTTGAATTAGTTGCTTGCAAGTTTCCCTCGATACAGAGCCAAGTGACTAAACTAGAAGAGTTGAATTCGAAGCGAGTTGAGGCATTGAAACAGACATTTGTTGACAGTAAAAAGCTccatgaagaggagaaaagtgcattcaatgaaaaaatatgtagCTTGGAATCTGATGTGCTTGTTTTAAGAGAAAATTGTCAAGAGTTGAAAAATAAGTTGGGAGTCAAAACTGATGAATGCCTCAAACTAGAAAGCCTCCAAGGTATTTTGGAAGGAAAATCAGAAGAAATCAATGAGTTACAAAGCGTCATTTCTGATTTTGAACAGAAAAAAGATTCAGCTAATCTGATCGTATCAGAATATAAGGGTAAGATAGATCAGCTCGAACGTGAATTGCTCGCCAAAAATGAGCAAATAACCACGTTATTGAATCAAGAAAAATTACATGAGCAAAATGTTCATGAATGccaatctttgaaaaatagcCTGAGCTCCTTGGAAAATGAATTAACCaacataaaaatgaaattt comes from the Nilaparvata lugens isolate BPH chromosome 1, ASM1435652v1, whole genome shotgun sequence genome and includes:
- the LOC111048425 gene encoding golgin subfamily A member 4; the protein is MFKKLKDKIAEEVKQSPLKSVQQLASAVVSPSSSSVFEPSSNDHFCIDDDDEDNQDTPKNSPAKAGGFTTVNLHGQTSSVASPLDASFSHDTSTRSRKSSVSSVTSDASSFFPRYEPSSNSFHLQSDLESASEVEDSLNVQLDRVSKENLYEAYRKLRMRYNKYKGRFVDLAEHYRRLEKENTNNILLDTQDKALRRFSELREQCALEQEAKAHLEEALRSDLEEKDHLIRTLNTKIELLKKGDELEKPATEDKNLMDFSNPPSDDSKALEERVKNLELMLEESKASILEKNEIIGKHQNELASTKNLYSQKLSSLTKDLNDAKEQIEQLQSTVSSMKKREEESTLSLAENKLTVHKELEMRDEQLKRYKTSVEDLTKERDDLNSRVNQLQNELSALNGSNRAIDEEKTDLQELSRGKSEAVKLMQQKLVDNETAYNEKLSSKESEINRLKIENNELIEKVKKFEEDRCYNEGDSSTEHLLKDQGESDKLQKLEKELQTALAERDELLNRISQCEKEIQKLEDDKKSILEEKHAEVESLKAYSDEQKRELSDKIKFLVNKIKSDGREHEKYLLKLNSIHDSQLDKYKSMCLSRDDEITKLNTKVKKIERGLTENEKLKEELQNQLSSKIEELKSKDSIFESQEKSILTLRNEIQELNDKISNLQERSEREKAIVQSECQVFIESLQEDAFWTEKKLKDSENKIVCLENDLKSTEVKLEEKCAENDNLHTKLEEHENSIKRLNKDIIEQKQKLEEYSNLDSDLEDLRKLITTFKLLLNPSKGDDNGSNRNEILTNHKSVISIIQEEGKVLIHDIESLQSKLNEKEALIEKLISEIDESKNTAKNLSSQLTQNHVANNFGKEELLKNLLVNRNMLKAMKVNYNEFVSKTKSEFETVFNSLELVACKFPSIQSQVTKLEELNSKRVEALKQTFVDSKKLHEEEKSAFNEKICSLESDVLVLRENCQELKNKLGVKTDECLKLESLQGILEGKSEEINELQSVISDFEQKKDSANLIVSEYKGKIDQLERELLAKNEQITTLLNQEKLHEQNVHECQSLKNSLSSLENELTNIKMKFDRELESREQILSMKESEFEKVKNDMEEKLKQQKNLLQDKECAIDRITSDLKTFRERILSESVESEQESFFWEKEEPLPLDLKQDADDGLPLNLKDLQNDVSRLSTTIKRNSKTFSLIKSNIVNLNSELETLIRKYLKSIDGPNSCLEDKPFAGFSNSFSNAFSKVNLLSSVLSTQENSISELKSSSGQLTSELKGECESLRDDNSKLVAEIDALKQNLNAGSVSNTVKLSNATSQLESARQEYVELQATHNKKCEELVNSSRELDSLRKEHDSLKRQLEITGDDNNELSKLRAENGELKLKVESIEEDRNKNLKQLILEFNTKIAEKDEEIRAAELKKFDRKEAEDNFLFVELKQQIKDLNSQLESSCESYEAKLADNLRSKEELEKSVEEMKNIHERQMREQDKKWRACLDRRLLEAEKKYKEEMDELSKEWQNERKRIGSMNTEQPQSQELEHSSRLAVAAMESGASSSEMLRKQVTSLTKQLEDVKLQHKHEVSELQKCITMKKHSIDKHNDITIEDCTEMEYLRNILFEYMMGKEPVIMAKVLSAIVKFDPEQTNKILQKEEQKLSLLRKVVHH